From Chelatococcus sp. YT9, a single genomic window includes:
- a CDS encoding ABC transporter permease → MMVYIARRLTGAIPVLLLVSLLAFGLIHIIPGDAAQVIAGPDATADQIASIRSSLGLDRPILEQFILWLTNLAQLDLGMSYMLGRSVAQAIAERFPVTLLLTLYSMVLTIPLGILAGLIAAYNHNRWTDTAIMTIALLGVSLPTFWLSIAAILLFSVQLEWLPSGGYVPLSESVIGCLRSLTLPALALAAFQIGLLARMTRATTLEVLRQDYVRTARAKGVGENTVIGRHAFSNVLIPVVTVIGILVNVALSGAVVIEEIFSLPGVGRLVVQGILRRDYPVIQGSLLAVALAMVLINLTIDLLYAYLDPRVKNG, encoded by the coding sequence ATGATGGTGTATATTGCGCGCCGGTTGACTGGCGCAATTCCAGTCTTGCTTCTCGTCAGTCTGCTTGCATTCGGTCTCATTCATATCATCCCCGGCGATGCCGCGCAGGTGATCGCGGGACCGGATGCGACAGCTGATCAGATCGCATCGATCCGCAGCAGCCTTGGGCTCGATCGGCCCATTCTCGAGCAGTTTATTCTCTGGCTGACGAATCTCGCCCAGCTCGATCTCGGCATGTCTTACATGCTCGGGCGCAGCGTGGCGCAGGCCATCGCCGAGCGCTTTCCCGTCACGTTACTCTTGACCTTGTATTCAATGGTATTGACGATACCGCTGGGGATTCTCGCTGGCCTTATCGCGGCCTACAATCATAATCGTTGGACCGATACAGCGATCATGACGATTGCTTTGCTAGGCGTTTCCCTTCCGACGTTCTGGCTCAGCATTGCCGCGATCCTGCTGTTCTCGGTACAGCTGGAGTGGTTACCATCAGGCGGTTATGTGCCGTTGAGCGAAAGCGTTATAGGCTGTCTCCGGTCCCTCACGTTGCCAGCGCTCGCCCTCGCGGCTTTCCAGATCGGCCTTCTCGCCAGGATGACCCGCGCAACGACCCTGGAGGTCCTGAGACAGGACTACGTGCGGACCGCGCGGGCAAAGGGCGTGGGTGAAAACACCGTTATCGGCCGGCATGCTTTCTCCAACGTATTGATCCCCGTCGTGACGGTCATCGGCATCCTCGTGAATGTCGCCCTCTCCGGTGCCGTCGTCATTGAGGAGATTTTCTCTCTGCCCGGAGTGGGACGCCTGGTAGTGCAAGGCATCTTGAGACGTGACTATCCGGTTATCCAGGGCTCGCTTCTAGCCGTCGCACTGGCGATGGTGCTGATAAACCTGACGATCGACCTTCTTTACGCCTATCTCGACCCGCGGGTGAAGAATGGATAA
- a CDS encoding ABC transporter substrate-binding protein, with translation MIDVTRRQMLQASAGIAAGTLGLPAYTAAQGAAQPKKGGSVTVAMSAATETVDPHFSRSQVARNVLMHMCETLVTIDERGSAQLQLAEDLNVSPDFRTYTFRLRKNVPFHNGKEMSATDAKRSLERYARVSPEKARLANVDRISTPDATTLVVELKSSMPSWLELIKSPASPMTIIPAEECDKEANQAQPISTGPFAFVDWDGVTRLRGRRFADYAPNTAYKARDGYGGYRQAYVDDIAFAVVSEASGRVAGLQSGQYDILDEVPIQAADRLEKDNRFKIYEQTKRSINVVPINVQRAPTDKLLVRQAIQAAIGQEELMAIAAEGAYELNPSFVYKDSEFYPSNADQLIYNLNDTARAKALLAEAGYRGEEIVILTSGDIPSLQEVAVVMSEQLKAAGMKIRLDVLDWPGANARRNDPTTHNLFSTAYAIQPLLGPFQYQRLVSGSSNWSFYKDDAAMEEAWVKLLAATTKQEQKAAWQVIETHLNSQVQQLKIGDRNIKQATKSSIANFVPYDGIRLWDIWYT, from the coding sequence ATGATCGATGTGACCAGACGGCAAATGCTGCAGGCGTCTGCCGGTATCGCAGCGGGAACACTTGGCCTGCCAGCGTACACCGCAGCGCAAGGCGCGGCTCAGCCGAAGAAAGGAGGAAGCGTTACTGTCGCAATGAGCGCAGCGACTGAAACGGTAGACCCTCACTTTTCGCGATCGCAAGTGGCGCGCAACGTGCTTATGCATATGTGCGAGACACTGGTCACCATTGATGAGCGCGGATCGGCTCAACTGCAGCTGGCAGAAGACCTGAACGTCTCTCCGGACTTCCGCACTTACACTTTCCGGCTCCGCAAGAACGTGCCATTTCATAATGGCAAGGAAATGAGCGCGACGGATGCGAAGCGCTCGCTTGAGCGCTACGCGCGCGTCAGCCCGGAAAAGGCGCGCCTCGCCAACGTCGACCGGATCAGCACGCCGGACGCCACTACGCTGGTCGTCGAGCTGAAATCGTCCATGCCCAGCTGGCTGGAGCTGATCAAATCGCCCGCTTCACCCATGACGATCATTCCGGCAGAGGAATGCGACAAGGAGGCCAATCAGGCGCAGCCGATCTCGACGGGGCCCTTCGCATTCGTAGACTGGGACGGCGTGACACGGCTCCGGGGGCGCCGGTTTGCCGATTACGCGCCAAATACCGCCTATAAGGCGCGGGATGGATATGGCGGCTACAGGCAGGCTTATGTCGATGACATCGCTTTTGCGGTGGTCTCCGAAGCAAGCGGACGCGTGGCCGGTTTGCAAAGCGGCCAATACGACATCCTGGATGAAGTGCCTATCCAGGCAGCCGATCGTTTGGAAAAGGACAACCGCTTCAAAATCTACGAACAGACGAAGCGCAGCATCAACGTCGTTCCGATAAATGTCCAAAGAGCTCCGACGGACAAGCTTCTGGTTCGACAGGCCATTCAGGCCGCGATCGGCCAGGAAGAACTTATGGCCATCGCCGCTGAAGGCGCCTACGAGCTGAATCCGTCGTTCGTTTACAAGGACAGCGAATTCTACCCGAGCAACGCGGACCAGCTGATCTATAATCTGAACGACACCGCGCGCGCGAAAGCCTTGTTGGCCGAAGCCGGCTATCGCGGCGAGGAAATCGTCATACTGACCAGCGGTGATATTCCCTCTCTCCAGGAAGTCGCTGTTGTCATGTCCGAACAGCTTAAAGCCGCCGGCATGAAAATTCGCCTCGATGTTCTCGATTGGCCGGGCGCCAATGCCCGCAGAAACGATCCGACCACCCACAACCTGTTCAGCACGGCCTATGCCATCCAGCCGCTGCTCGGACCGTTCCAGTACCAACGGCTGGTTTCAGGCAGCAGCAACTGGTCGTTCTACAAGGATGACGCGGCCATGGAGGAGGCCTGGGTCAAGTTGCTGGCTGCCACAACCAAGCAGGAGCAGAAAGCCGCTTGGCAGGTGATCGAGACGCATCTCAACAGCCAGGTCCAGCAGCTGAAGATTGGCGATCGCAATATCAAGCAGGCGACGAAATCTTCCATTGCCAACTTCGTGCCATATGACGGAATCCGTCTTTGGGACATTTGGTACACGTAA
- a CDS encoding 2-hydroxyacid dehydrogenase: protein MQKRELLVVGSRPDWYLDRLAGHFSLHQLTTGDPADLDGDVAARIEALTSTGALSASLLDALPRLRLVANGGAGYERIDTAALRDRGIRLTNTPDVTDGCVADMAFALLLAVGRHITSGDAFVRSGSWETEDYPLVPRMHGRTLGVLGLGRIGLAIARRAAGFDMPVVYHNRRPRADVNFEYCGTARELASRADFLVVACPGGAATHHLVDAPVLEALGPKGIIVNIARGSIVDESALVEALKRGVIGGAGLDVFEHEPKVPSDLVAAKNVVLMPHRGGGTFETWEDACDLVIANVSAFFENRPLPTPVF from the coding sequence ATGCAAAAGCGGGAGTTGCTCGTCGTCGGAAGCCGGCCGGACTGGTATCTTGATCGGCTCGCCGGCCACTTCTCCCTGCACCAGCTCACCACGGGAGACCCTGCGGATCTCGATGGGGACGTTGCCGCTCGTATTGAAGCCCTGACATCGACCGGCGCCCTGAGCGCGAGCCTGTTGGACGCATTACCTCGCCTGCGTCTCGTGGCTAACGGAGGCGCCGGCTACGAGCGGATTGATACCGCAGCCTTGCGTGACCGTGGCATCCGCCTGACCAACACGCCGGATGTTACAGACGGTTGCGTGGCGGACATGGCGTTCGCACTGCTCCTGGCCGTCGGACGCCACATCACCAGCGGCGATGCCTTCGTGCGGTCAGGCAGCTGGGAGACCGAGGACTACCCCCTCGTGCCACGCATGCACGGACGGACGCTTGGCGTTCTGGGTCTCGGCCGGATCGGACTTGCAATCGCGCGCCGCGCCGCGGGCTTTGACATGCCGGTCGTTTATCATAACCGTCGCCCGCGCGCGGACGTGAACTTCGAGTATTGCGGAACAGCCCGGGAGCTGGCCAGCCGAGCCGATTTCCTGGTCGTTGCCTGCCCGGGCGGCGCCGCAACTCATCATCTTGTCGATGCGCCGGTGCTGGAGGCGCTTGGGCCGAAAGGCATCATCGTCAATATCGCACGCGGTTCCATCGTCGATGAGAGCGCACTCGTCGAGGCCCTGAAGCGTGGTGTGATCGGAGGGGCTGGCCTTGATGTTTTCGAGCATGAGCCAAAAGTCCCGTCGGACTTGGTGGCGGCCAAGAACGTCGTGCTGATGCCGCACCGCGGCGGGGGAACGTTCGAGACGTGGGAAGACGCCTGCGACCTCGTCATTGCCAATGTCAGCGCGTTCTTCGAAAACCGACCGCTCCCGACGCCGGTGTTCTAA
- a CDS encoding GntR family transcriptional regulator has translation MVKRRFDQSAAFSFPAQLSGEPAAAVDWVPLRPRTLVDMVIEAVVAAVSRGLILPGDRVVETELAQRLGISRVPVREALRVLQSQGLVTSEPHKSTRLMPVSRARINNLIETRVALETTAALRAIREGRNGEAELRILNDRLAQMEYASAQDDAYGFAMADADFHRALCQFSGNDVLCEVWEGLSRQATIFFGLSTLSKPMAEIIEEHLLLIDVFRGGKIAAVTHALQEHIVDQTRKVDFEGIVAARRAERDAIARETSV, from the coding sequence ATGGTCAAGAGGCGCTTCGATCAATCAGCGGCTTTTTCTTTCCCGGCCCAACTCAGCGGAGAGCCCGCGGCGGCCGTCGACTGGGTGCCGCTGCGGCCGCGCACGCTTGTGGACATGGTGATCGAGGCTGTCGTGGCGGCGGTTTCGAGAGGGCTCATCTTGCCGGGCGATCGGGTCGTGGAGACGGAACTCGCCCAGCGCCTCGGCATCAGTCGTGTGCCGGTACGGGAGGCGCTGCGGGTTCTTCAAAGTCAGGGTCTCGTCACGAGCGAGCCCCATAAGAGCACACGGCTCATGCCCGTATCGCGGGCTCGGATCAACAATCTTATCGAAACGCGTGTTGCGCTTGAAACAACGGCTGCGTTACGGGCCATTCGCGAAGGGCGAAATGGCGAGGCGGAATTGCGCATCCTCAATGATCGCCTGGCACAGATGGAATATGCCAGCGCCCAAGATGACGCGTATGGTTTTGCGATGGCCGACGCGGACTTTCATCGCGCGCTCTGTCAGTTCAGCGGCAACGACGTTCTATGCGAGGTCTGGGAAGGTCTTTCCCGCCAAGCGACGATCTTTTTTGGTCTTTCAACGCTGTCAAAGCCTATGGCCGAAATCATCGAGGAGCATTTGCTGCTTATTGATGTTTTCCGCGGCGGCAAGATCGCGGCGGTGACGCATGCGCTCCAGGAGCATATCGTCGATCAGACGCGAAAGGTTGATTTCGAGGGGATCGTGGCAGCGCGGCGCGCCGAACGCGACGCGATCGCGCGTGAGACGTCAGTCTGA
- the leuD gene encoding 3-isopropylmalate dehydratase small subunit yields MQAFTKTTGSAVPMLEDDINTDEISPIQLARKLQPDYRKMLFMRSRWDDKGDPVPAHVLNLPQFQNPAILVTGANFGCGSSREAAVWALLANGISCVVAPSLADQFRENCLQNGVLPVTLETDRFASFAQRVVDADGAPFTADLENQTLSGPGGEPVPFAIPAAERLVLLEGLDDIGLTSKHLSDIEAWEARTAATMPWYQCARDRRL; encoded by the coding sequence ATGCAGGCTTTCACGAAGACGACCGGTTCAGCGGTCCCGATGCTCGAGGACGACATCAACACGGACGAGATCTCACCCATTCAGCTCGCCCGCAAACTTCAGCCTGACTATCGGAAGATGCTTTTCATGCGCTCCCGGTGGGACGACAAGGGCGATCCCGTACCGGCCCATGTGCTGAACCTGCCGCAATTCCAGAATCCGGCAATTTTGGTGACGGGCGCGAATTTCGGCTGCGGCAGCTCTCGCGAGGCTGCGGTTTGGGCCCTTCTTGCGAACGGCATTTCCTGCGTCGTCGCGCCGAGCCTCGCCGACCAGTTCCGGGAGAATTGCCTTCAGAACGGCGTGCTGCCGGTCACCCTTGAGACGGACCGCTTCGCATCCTTCGCCCAACGTGTCGTAGACGCGGACGGCGCGCCTTTTACTGCCGACCTCGAGAATCAGACGCTCTCAGGCCCGGGCGGCGAGCCTGTCCCCTTCGCTATACCCGCCGCGGAGCGACTGGTCCTTCTGGAAGGCTTGGATGACATCGGCCTCACCTCCAAGCACCTGTCGGACATTGAAGCCTGGGAAGCGCGGACGGCGGCGACAATGCCGTGGTATCAATGCGCCCGCGATAGACGCCTCTAA
- the leuC gene encoding 3-isopropylmalate dehydratase large subunit — protein sequence MVARTLFQKIWESHLVARRIDGREIIYMDRNIVHELHGPKAFEKLRKAGRRVRRPDLTFAVQDHTISSRPGRDDTTNPEGTPFLQAQRAGAAEFGFRIFDVGDPDQGISHVIGPELGMVLPGATHCVPDSHAATVGALGALSFGCGTTELEHVLATQVLAMKRPKTMRINLEGRLQPHVTAKDVALHIIGTIGVSGANGHVVEYAGAVVRAMGIEARMTLCNLTVEMGGRSGFVAADETTLSWLQGRPFAPTGDDWARAEAYWRTMHSDQGAEFDRDITIDCTALEPQITWGITPGQVIGIRESVPVSLGEDASDQHALTKALTYMDLRAGEPLQGLKVDRVFIGSCTNGRIPDLQEAAAIVRGRKVAEGVVAMISPGSTIVRREAEALGLDAVFRDAGFYWAESACSMCAGGNGDRGRPGERVISTTNRNFEGRQGPGVRTHLVSAGMAAAAAIAGSIVDVRQFPEA from the coding sequence ATGGTCGCCCGCACGCTCTTTCAGAAGATCTGGGAATCCCATCTCGTGGCGCGGCGTATCGATGGTCGCGAGATCATCTACATGGACCGCAATATCGTCCATGAGCTGCATGGACCCAAGGCGTTCGAGAAGCTGCGCAAGGCAGGGCGGCGGGTTCGCCGGCCCGACCTGACCTTCGCCGTCCAGGACCATACAATTTCCAGCCGACCCGGCCGTGACGACACGACAAATCCCGAGGGCACACCGTTCCTTCAGGCACAACGCGCCGGCGCCGCTGAGTTCGGCTTCCGCATTTTTGACGTCGGTGATCCCGACCAGGGTATCTCCCACGTCATCGGACCCGAACTCGGCATGGTGCTCCCCGGGGCAACGCATTGCGTTCCGGATAGTCACGCGGCGACGGTCGGAGCGCTCGGCGCGCTGTCGTTCGGCTGCGGGACGACAGAGCTGGAACATGTGCTGGCGACACAGGTCCTCGCTATGAAGAGGCCGAAGACCATGCGCATCAACCTCGAGGGCAGGTTGCAACCGCATGTGACGGCAAAGGACGTGGCGCTGCATATCATAGGCACAATCGGCGTTTCCGGGGCAAATGGACACGTCGTCGAATATGCCGGCGCCGTGGTCCGTGCCATGGGTATCGAAGCCCGCATGACATTGTGCAATCTCACCGTCGAAATGGGCGGGCGTAGCGGCTTTGTTGCGGCTGATGAGACCACCCTGTCCTGGCTGCAGGGAAGGCCATTCGCGCCGACTGGTGACGACTGGGCTCGCGCGGAGGCTTACTGGCGCACGATGCATTCCGACCAGGGCGCGGAGTTCGACCGGGACATCACCATCGACTGCACCGCGCTTGAGCCGCAGATCACATGGGGCATTACTCCTGGACAGGTGATCGGGATTCGCGAAAGCGTGCCTGTCTCGCTCGGCGAGGACGCTTCCGACCAGCATGCGCTGACCAAGGCACTCACCTATATGGATCTGCGCGCTGGCGAGCCGCTGCAGGGGTTGAAGGTGGACCGGGTTTTCATCGGATCCTGCACCAACGGCCGTATTCCAGACCTGCAGGAGGCAGCAGCCATCGTGCGCGGCCGCAAGGTCGCCGAGGGCGTGGTCGCCATGATCTCCCCGGGCTCGACGATCGTTCGACGCGAGGCCGAGGCTCTCGGCCTCGATGCCGTCTTCCGCGACGCGGGGTTCTACTGGGCTGAGTCGGCCTGCTCGATGTGCGCCGGCGGCAACGGCGATCGCGGGCGCCCTGGTGAGCGGGTGATTTCCACCACGAATCGCAATTTCGAAGGCCGCCAAGGCCCCGGCGTGCGAACCCATCTCGTGAGCGCGGGAATGGCAGCCGCGGCGGCGATCGCCGGCTCCATCGTCGACGTTCGCCAATTTCCGGAGGCGTGA
- a CDS encoding enoyl-CoA hydratase/isomerase family protein: MLTIADSGPRLVRTEAAIAWIDLGGPDTGNVLTRQQMAMLSDAIRMAGADPDVSVVAIAPGGEAFCLGRNGKGEPAEARPWDARQKQMGVTLDVYDAIATCPIPVVSCVQGNAIGFGAALAGGCDITLAAHSARFALPEIKHSIPATLAMSALIRKMPEKALAHLIYSGEAISAEEARGLGLVSKVFPAEAFGESCSAYLSALASRKRLLLETIKRYLGKAPQLSPEMASEYAGTLMALVKPSI, from the coding sequence ATGCTCACAATTGCCGATAGCGGACCGCGATTGGTCAGGACGGAAGCGGCTATCGCCTGGATTGACCTGGGCGGTCCCGACACCGGAAACGTGCTCACACGTCAACAGATGGCGATGCTCAGCGACGCGATCCGCATGGCTGGCGCCGATCCCGACGTCTCGGTCGTCGCCATTGCACCGGGCGGAGAAGCCTTTTGCCTCGGCCGCAATGGCAAGGGAGAGCCGGCGGAAGCACGGCCTTGGGATGCACGCCAGAAACAGATGGGCGTGACGCTGGATGTGTACGATGCCATCGCGACATGTCCCATCCCTGTCGTCTCTTGCGTCCAAGGCAATGCTATCGGGTTCGGCGCGGCATTGGCCGGCGGATGCGATATCACCCTGGCCGCGCACAGCGCACGCTTTGCCTTGCCCGAGATCAAGCATTCGATTCCCGCGACCCTCGCGATGTCCGCGCTCATACGGAAGATGCCTGAGAAAGCGCTGGCGCATCTGATCTACTCAGGAGAGGCAATTTCCGCTGAGGAGGCGCGCGGTCTTGGTCTGGTGAGCAAGGTGTTCCCGGCAGAGGCCTTCGGCGAAAGCTGCTCCGCCTATCTCTCGGCTCTTGCATCACGGAAGCGGCTCCTGCTGGAGACGATCAAGCGGTATCTCGGGAAAGCACCGCAGCTATCCCCCGAGATGGCTTCCGAGTATGCCGGCACGCTGATGGCTTTGGTGAAGCCAAGCATCTAG
- a CDS encoding carboxymuconolactone decarboxylase family protein, protein MSRFEIAEDGWDERQRAFAEHLRGSARGKIGQPFLNLLPVPELAKRVADLGEWLRFKGALEADVRELVTLAASEFWRCPYEWLAHAPLARKAGLSVPVLASLARGESGDALTSSQRVALEAARAVLRSGKLDDAQFQRVSEVFGREGALEIVCLCGYYGLLAMVLHAGYADAEQPDWQDTLDATLEAAG, encoded by the coding sequence ATGAGTCGATTCGAGATCGCCGAGGACGGTTGGGACGAACGGCAGCGAGCCTTCGCGGAACACTTGCGGGGCAGCGCGCGGGGCAAGATCGGCCAGCCCTTCCTCAATCTCCTGCCGGTGCCGGAACTCGCGAAACGGGTTGCCGATCTCGGCGAGTGGCTGCGTTTCAAGGGTGCGTTGGAGGCGGACGTGCGGGAGCTGGTCACGCTTGCAGCCTCCGAATTCTGGCGTTGCCCCTATGAATGGCTCGCCCATGCGCCGCTCGCCCGCAAGGCCGGGTTGAGCGTGCCGGTGCTGGCCAGTCTGGCACGAGGAGAGAGCGGCGACGCGCTGACGAGCTCTCAACGCGTCGCGCTTGAAGCGGCCCGGGCCGTGCTTCGCTCCGGCAAATTGGATGACGCGCAGTTCCAGCGGGTCAGCGAGGTGTTCGGACGCGAGGGGGCGCTCGAGATCGTTTGCCTCTGCGGGTATTATGGGCTGCTTGCCATGGTTCTCCATGCCGGTTACGCGGATGCCGAGCAGCCCGACTGGCAAGACACGCTCGATGCCACGCTTGAGGCCGCCGGCTGA
- a CDS encoding AbrB family transcriptional regulator, which translates to MRAVLHAIGALLIGACGGAVFLFLHLPLPWTLGSLSAVGIAAALGSPFLIPAQVRHVARPVVGVLAGSTFTAEVLANMVLWWPIIPAMLVYTLATAFLGWLYFQRLCKFDRGTALFASFPGGLGELTLLGGSLGADSRKLALVHSARVITVIFCVPFLVQALVAAPLSGGNVAVAATHSSIIAPLDWVILGACVVGGYMARNAFRLVGGAMVAALLFSAVAHASGLTGAQPPSWLVALVQVTIGAIVGSRLGGTTHRELGRTMLQGALWSLVLIGLAVVTAFACSRLISFDVPTLILALSPGGLVEITLLAYAIGFEVAFVVTTQICRIVGTMVLAPLMFQLFENRNQ; encoded by the coding sequence ATGCGGGCCGTTCTCCACGCAATCGGCGCTTTGCTGATCGGCGCTTGTGGCGGCGCGGTTTTTCTGTTTCTCCACCTGCCATTGCCGTGGACGCTCGGCTCACTGAGCGCGGTAGGCATTGCCGCGGCCCTCGGCAGTCCTTTCCTCATTCCGGCTCAGGTCCGGCACGTCGCCCGCCCTGTGGTCGGCGTGCTGGCCGGCAGCACCTTTACCGCAGAAGTACTGGCCAACATGGTGCTCTGGTGGCCGATCATCCCAGCGATGCTCGTCTATACCCTCGCGACCGCGTTCCTAGGCTGGCTCTACTTCCAAAGGCTGTGTAAATTCGATCGGGGGACGGCACTCTTCGCGAGCTTTCCCGGAGGTCTTGGCGAGCTGACCTTGCTTGGTGGCTCGCTCGGCGCGGACAGTCGTAAGCTCGCGCTCGTCCATTCGGCCCGTGTCATCACGGTCATCTTTTGCGTGCCGTTTCTGGTTCAAGCGCTGGTCGCCGCGCCCTTGAGCGGCGGCAATGTCGCGGTCGCGGCGACCCATAGCAGCATCATCGCGCCGCTCGACTGGGTCATCCTTGGCGCTTGCGTGGTTGGCGGCTATATGGCGCGCAATGCCTTTCGCCTCGTTGGCGGCGCAATGGTCGCGGCCCTGCTGTTCAGCGCGGTGGCCCACGCAAGCGGCCTGACTGGCGCGCAGCCGCCCTCGTGGCTGGTCGCCTTGGTCCAGGTGACGATCGGCGCTATCGTTGGCTCGAGATTGGGGGGCACCACGCATCGCGAGCTCGGTCGCACCATGCTCCAGGGTGCACTATGGTCACTCGTGCTCATCGGCCTTGCCGTCGTGACGGCCTTCGCCTGCAGCCGCCTCATCAGCTTCGACGTTCCGACCCTCATTCTGGCGCTTTCGCCCGGCGGCTTGGTTGAAATCACTCTGCTGGCTTATGCGATTGGCTTCGAGGTCGCCTTTGTCGTTACGACTCAGATCTGCCGGATCGTCGGCACGATGGTGCTGGCGCCGCTGATGTTCCAGCTTTTCGAGAACCGAAATCAATAG
- a CDS encoding alpha/beta hydrolase: protein MSGTVSAEMIQRGAEATLEVLKQGEGPLVVMLPSLGRPATDFDPIAQHVAQRGYTVLRPQPRGIGRSTSSAPYKDLHDCAADIATVIEAFGGGPAFVAGHAFGNRVTRMLATDRPDLVSGISIIAANVGIAPSGPKMRAAIRASANAELPDDERLEALRFAFFAPGNDPTGWLKDWYPEVLAAQRHAGDQTPRSEDYAGGTAPLLYLQPDTDPLAHVEDAEIFKRELGDRVTVVVIPNASHAALPEQPDFIAAQLLSFMERVHPARPA from the coding sequence ATGAGCGGAACCGTATCGGCGGAAATGATCCAGCGCGGCGCGGAGGCGACGCTCGAGGTCCTCAAGCAAGGCGAGGGTCCATTGGTCGTTATGCTGCCTTCGCTCGGCCGCCCGGCGACGGACTTCGATCCAATCGCGCAACACGTCGCCCAGCGCGGATACACCGTGTTGCGGCCGCAGCCCCGAGGAATTGGTAGGAGTACGTCGTCCGCACCTTACAAGGACCTCCATGACTGCGCCGCTGATATCGCGACGGTGATCGAGGCTTTCGGCGGTGGTCCGGCCTTCGTGGCCGGACATGCATTTGGCAATCGGGTAACACGAATGCTCGCAACAGATCGGCCGGATCTAGTCAGCGGCATATCGATCATCGCGGCGAATGTCGGCATCGCCCCGAGTGGTCCAAAGATGCGCGCCGCCATTCGGGCAAGCGCCAATGCCGAGCTACCTGATGATGAGCGGCTCGAGGCCCTGCGTTTTGCATTTTTCGCGCCGGGCAACGATCCGACAGGCTGGTTGAAGGATTGGTATCCCGAAGTGTTGGCGGCCCAGCGTCACGCGGGTGACCAGACGCCGCGGAGCGAGGACTATGCCGGCGGCACGGCGCCCTTGCTTTATCTGCAGCCGGACACCGATCCGCTCGCCCATGTTGAGGATGCGGAAATCTTCAAACGAGAGCTGGGCGACCGGGTCACGGTCGTTGTCATCCCAAACGCGAGCCATGCGGCATTGCCTGAGCAACCGGACTTCATCGCTGCGCAACTGCTGTCATTCATGGAACGCGTTCATCCTGCGAGGCCGGCATGA
- a CDS encoding alpha/beta hydrolase, translated as MTNLHWTEREGVSLHYKLSGVGRSLVLIHELSGTSDSWDEVLKRLGEGYRVLRADQRGAGLSEKTRQPFDVATMAEDTLAAITAAGLEAPYTIAGIASGAAIAVELAAKLRGDVEQLLLCSPALKANPDRRDYLLQRGAKACREGMRSVIDVVFERSFPEDMISDRAVYEEYRARFLAIDPFCYEQANAMLANVDVTDAKSKLGCPVLVLAGTRDLLRPVDHVRADIAGIARCDLRIVDSGHIMILQAPEAVAEALRDLHQSRGAKV; from the coding sequence ATGACGAACCTGCACTGGACCGAACGCGAGGGCGTCAGCCTCCATTACAAGCTGTCTGGCGTCGGCAGGAGCTTGGTCCTGATCCACGAGCTGTCCGGGACGTCGGACAGCTGGGACGAGGTCCTGAAGCGGCTCGGGGAGGGCTACCGCGTGCTGCGCGCGGACCAGCGCGGTGCGGGGCTTTCCGAAAAAACCCGGCAACCGTTCGACGTGGCCACAATGGCGGAGGACACCCTCGCTGCCATTACGGCCGCTGGGCTGGAAGCCCCCTATACGATCGCCGGCATAGCCTCGGGCGCCGCGATCGCCGTCGAATTGGCTGCAAAGCTGCGCGGTGACGTCGAGCAGCTCCTGCTGTGCTCGCCAGCGCTGAAGGCCAATCCCGACAGGCGTGATTATCTCCTCCAGCGTGGAGCGAAGGCGTGTCGGGAGGGCATGCGCTCGGTGATCGACGTTGTGTTCGAGCGCTCCTTTCCTGAAGACATGATCTCGGATCGCGCGGTCTACGAGGAATACCGGGCCCGTTTTCTCGCCATTGATCCGTTCTGCTACGAGCAGGCGAACGCCATGCTCGCCAATGTCGACGTCACTGACGCGAAGTCAAAGCTCGGCTGCCCGGTGCTGGTGCTTGCCGGCACGCGCGATCTCCTTCGCCCCGTCGATCATGTGCGCGCCGACATCGCGGGCATAGCGCGCTGCGATCTGCGTATCGTCGACAGTGGTCACATCATGATCTTGCAGGCGCCGGAAGCAGTCGCTGAAGCGCTGCGTGACCTTCACCAGTCGAGAGGCGCGAAGGTGTAA